From a single Helicovermis profundi genomic region:
- the nusA gene encoding transcription termination factor NusA, translating to MIALTQLEKEKGISKQLLIETIEAALITAYKKNFGTSQNVKVVIDENTGVVKVFKRMEVIEGETAFDTISLIDAKEKDPEYKIGDVIEEEVTPKDFGRIAAQTAKQVVVQRIREAERSIIYDQYFERESEIVNGIVQRFSKGTIFINLGNTEAVLLPSEQTPNENYTQSARLKTYIVEVKKTSKGPQVLVSRTHPGLVKRLFELEVPEIYDGEVEIRGISREAGSRTKISVFSLNENVDPVGACVGSKGSRVQSIVDELKGEKIDIIKWDENPEVYIANSLSPSKVEKVIVDEKNKSALVVVPDYQLSLAIGKEGQNARLAAKLTNWKIDIKSLSQYEESLIVNEPVEEVKVTEEETQVTKEEINQEG from the coding sequence ATGATTGCTTTGACACAACTTGAAAAAGAAAAAGGCATATCAAAACAATTATTAATTGAAACTATTGAAGCAGCTCTTATTACTGCATATAAGAAAAATTTTGGAACTTCACAAAATGTTAAAGTAGTTATCGATGAGAATACTGGTGTTGTTAAAGTTTTTAAAAGAATGGAAGTAATTGAAGGTGAAACTGCATTTGACACAATAAGTTTAATTGATGCTAAAGAAAAAGATCCGGAATATAAAATCGGTGATGTAATTGAGGAAGAAGTTACTCCTAAAGATTTTGGTAGAATTGCAGCACAAACTGCAAAACAAGTTGTAGTACAAAGGATTAGAGAAGCAGAAAGAAGTATCATATATGATCAGTACTTTGAAAGAGAGTCTGAAATAGTAAATGGTATTGTACAAAGATTTTCAAAAGGAACTATTTTTATAAACTTAGGAAATACTGAAGCAGTTTTATTGCCTAGTGAACAAACTCCTAATGAAAATTACACACAGAGTGCGAGACTTAAGACATATATTGTTGAAGTTAAGAAAACATCAAAAGGACCACAAGTACTTGTTTCAAGAACGCATCCAGGTCTCGTAAAAAGACTTTTTGAGCTTGAAGTACCCGAGATTTATGATGGAGAAGTTGAGATAAGAGGTATATCAAGAGAAGCGGGTTCAAGAACTAAAATATCTGTATTTTCACTTAATGAAAACGTGGATCCTGTTGGAGCATGTGTTGGTTCTAAAGGTTCAAGAGTGCAGAGCATTGTAGATGAATTAAAAGGTGAAAAAATAGATATAATCAAATGGGATGAAAATCCTGAAGTTTATATAGCAAATTCACTTAGTCCTTCAAAAGTTGAAAAAGTTATTGTTGATGAAAAAAACAAAAGTGCATTAGTTGTTGTTCCTGATTATCAACTTTCTTTAGCAATTGGTAAAGAAGGTCAAAATGCGCGCCTTGCTGCAAAATTAACTAATTGGAAAATAGATATAAAGAGTCTAAGTCAATACGAAGAATCTCTTATAGTTAATGAACCAGTAGAAGAGGTAAAAGTTACTGAAGAAGAAACACAAGTTACTAAAGAAGAAATAAATCAAGAAGGGTGA
- the rimP gene encoding ribosome maturation factor RimP encodes MKKRRVVDIVRDIALPYCVENKLDLIDVEFVKEGSIRYLRLILDKEEGISLDDCSLVSKYLNKKLDSIDPIEENYLLEVTSPGVERELKRDTDFEKFKNSKVNVKLYTPIDGEKVFDGILLGLENKIVSIKRSDDSINKISREKIATIRISVDF; translated from the coding sequence ATGAAAAAAAGAAGAGTAGTTGATATTGTACGCGATATCGCTCTTCCATATTGTGTGGAAAACAAACTCGATTTAATTGATGTAGAATTTGTTAAAGAGGGATCGATTCGTTATTTAAGACTCATCTTAGATAAAGAGGAAGGTATTTCTTTGGATGATTGTTCTTTAGTGAGCAAATATCTTAACAAAAAATTAGATTCAATTGATCCAATTGAAGAAAATTACTTGTTAGAAGTTACTTCTCCTGGAGTTGAGAGAGAATTAAAAAGAGATACAGATTTTGAAAAATTCAAGAACTCAAAAGTAAATGTAAAACTTTATACTCCCATTGATGGTGAAAAAGTATTTGATGGAATTTTATTAGGTCTTGAAAATAAAATTGTTAGCATTAAAAGAAGTGATGATAGTATTAATAAAATTTCAAGAGAAAAAATTGCAACTATAAGAATTTCGGTTGATTTTTAA
- a CDS encoding class I SAM-dependent methyltransferase, translated as MKSQLLFNFIAPIYGLFYKSQKTIFNNIINEISNDIDILSYETIIDIGCGTGALCSVLAEKGMLVTGVDPAKNMLKIAKNNNNNKSIKFTQASVLKVLPFKDKSFDIAISSYVAHGLKPHERKHMYKEMSRVAKNIVIIHDYNEKKGIFTSVIEWLEGGNYFYFIKNYKDEMDEAFSNVDIVNVDIRANWYICRPK; from the coding sequence ATGAAGAGCCAATTGTTATTTAATTTTATAGCACCTATCTACGGGTTGTTTTATAAAAGTCAGAAGACAATATTTAATAATATAATTAATGAAATATCAAATGATATTGATATATTGTCATATGAAACAATTATTGATATAGGATGCGGTACAGGTGCCTTGTGTTCAGTACTAGCTGAAAAGGGAATGCTTGTAACTGGTGTTGATCCAGCTAAAAATATGCTGAAAATAGCTAAGAATAACAATAATAATAAAAGTATTAAATTTACTCAGGCTAGTGTTTTAAAAGTATTGCCTTTTAAGGATAAAAGTTTTGATATTGCGATTTCATCTTATGTTGCACATGGACTAAAGCCTCATGAAAGAAAACATATGTATAAAGAAATGAGTAGAGTTGCAAAGAATATAGTCATTATACATGACTATAATGAAAAAAAAGGAATATTTACATCTGTTATTGAATGGTTAGAAGGCGGAAATTATTTCTATTTTATTAAAAATTATAAAGATGAAATGGATGAAGCTTTTTCTAATGTAGATATAGTTAATGTAGATATCAGAGCAAATTGGTATATATGTAGACCAAAATAA
- a CDS encoding PolC-type DNA polymerase III, translating into MKSNFNEIINKQYNSEIFDIQKIVFEKSKLTLTVDMIFNEIVLLNSIEELKEKIKNELTDISEIKINYKFRIKETDTRKIIENYWDNILYAMSKKSSSLDVWLREAKWTIIDNVLEITLNDAYAIETIIYKNYDKYLSRILKKHLGIDLKLEFLLDKEKDFALTSSIDDKKNDDIKEHLKTLNTAPREKTTQKRSDNTSGGMKYNNKKNNSNNVYRNKITRLITMIDEANEEEGIFAFEGKIFEKNLRDLKNGKGLISFAITDYSNSINCKLFAKEKEKNELFDKLNIGDWYKVEGTLRYDTFDKEMAFYIMNINSGKKEIEKEDNAKVKRVELHCHTNMSDMDGITPVKELVRRAKKWGHPSIAITDHGVLQAFPDAMNESGDDIKIIYGLEGYLINDNAEIVINADDSNLDQEFVVFDIETTGLSYKNSKITEIGAIKVVGGSIVDRFSELVNPEIMIPDNIVELTGITDEMVKNKETIDKILPKFLQFVGDSPVVAHNAKFDVSFIKENARKINAEFNPRVLDTLSLSRLLLKSIKRHKLSTVAKHLKIKLENHHRAIDDALATAKIFIEFISRLKEKEINTLNEINEYALKEMDYKMQDTYHVIILVKNYVGLKNLYKIVSESNLETFYKKPRIPKSRLSAMREGLIIGTACEAGELFRAILENKTENDIKNIIDFYDYLEIQPIGNNQFLVEKGIAKDKEELKEFNRRIVNYGEKYSKTVVATGDVHFIDPDDEVYRRILMAGKGFSDADNQPPLYYRTTDEMIDEFEYLGQEKAYEVVVKNTNDISNMIDDILPVPSETSPPRIEGSDDELRDMCYKKARRIYGDELPEIVEARLERELNSIISNGYAVMYIIAQKLVCKSLDDGYLVGSRGSVGSSFAATMSDITEVNPLAPHYVCPNSDCKNSEFILDGSIGSGADLPDKICPKCGATYIKDGHDIPFEVFLGFEGDKEPDIDLNFAGVYQANAHKYTEVLFGTGYVFKAGTIGTIADKTAYGYVKKYFEERGLTANSKEIVRLAKGCTGVKRTSGQHPGGIMVVPDYKEIYDFCPIQYPANDTECGVITTHFDYHSISGRLLKLDILGHDVPTIIKELEELTGVNVQDIALDNKETVSIFTSTDTLNIIDKDYSCETGSLGIPEFGTKFVRQMLVDTKPSTFAELVRISGLSHGTDVWINNAQDLVKQGKAMLKDVISTRDDIMNYLIYKNLPPKASFTIMERVRKGKGLTDENIAMMKEFNVPEWYIWSCNQIKYMFPKAHAVAYVMMSFRIAYFKVHHPLAFYSTYFGIKVDDFDADLANKGKEAVRNRMKELSNSLVKLTKKEQDLFSMLEVIDEMYSRGYEFLKVDLYKSDAEKFKIVDGKILPPLRGLQGLGENAAKAIALVRDDSEFLSIEDIKKRTKSTKTVIEALREHGCITGLPESNQLSFF; encoded by the coding sequence ATGAAAAGTAATTTTAATGAAATAATAAATAAACAATATAATAGTGAAATCTTTGATATTCAAAAAATTGTGTTTGAAAAATCTAAATTGACTTTGACAGTTGATATGATTTTTAATGAAATTGTATTACTTAATTCAATAGAGGAATTGAAAGAGAAAATCAAAAATGAATTAACTGATATTAGTGAAATTAAAATCAATTATAAATTTAGAATTAAAGAAACAGATACTAGAAAAATAATTGAAAATTACTGGGATAATATACTATATGCCATGTCAAAAAAATCTTCATCTCTTGATGTATGGCTTAGAGAAGCTAAGTGGACCATAATAGATAATGTTTTAGAGATAACACTTAATGATGCATATGCAATAGAAACGATTATTTATAAAAATTATGATAAGTATTTGTCTAGAATTTTAAAAAAACATTTAGGTATTGATTTGAAATTAGAGTTTTTGCTTGATAAAGAAAAAGATTTTGCACTTACAAGCTCAATTGATGATAAAAAAAATGATGATATTAAAGAACATTTAAAGACTTTAAATACTGCCCCTAGAGAAAAAACTACACAAAAAAGAAGTGATAATACTAGTGGCGGAATGAAATATAATAATAAAAAAAATAATTCAAATAATGTCTATAGAAATAAAATAACTAGACTTATAACAATGATAGATGAAGCAAATGAAGAAGAAGGAATATTTGCTTTTGAAGGAAAAATATTTGAAAAAAACTTAAGAGATTTAAAAAATGGAAAGGGATTAATAAGCTTTGCAATTACAGATTACTCAAATTCTATAAATTGTAAACTTTTTGCTAAGGAAAAAGAAAAAAATGAATTATTTGATAAACTAAATATTGGTGATTGGTATAAAGTAGAAGGAACACTTAGATACGATACTTTTGATAAAGAGATGGCTTTTTATATTATGAATATAAATAGTGGAAAAAAGGAAATTGAAAAAGAAGATAATGCAAAAGTAAAGCGAGTAGAATTACACTGTCATACTAATATGAGTGATATGGATGGGATTACACCTGTAAAAGAATTAGTAAGAAGGGCTAAAAAATGGGGGCATCCGTCTATTGCAATTACTGATCATGGCGTGCTTCAAGCATTTCCAGATGCTATGAATGAATCTGGTGATGATATTAAAATTATATATGGCCTTGAAGGCTATTTAATAAATGATAATGCTGAAATAGTTATTAATGCAGATGATAGCAACTTAGATCAAGAGTTTGTTGTTTTTGATATTGAGACTACAGGTTTATCTTATAAGAACTCTAAAATAACTGAAATAGGTGCAATTAAAGTTGTTGGTGGAAGCATTGTTGATAGATTTTCAGAGCTTGTTAACCCAGAAATTATGATTCCTGATAATATAGTAGAGCTTACAGGAATAACTGATGAAATGGTAAAAAACAAAGAAACAATTGATAAAATCCTACCCAAATTTTTACAATTTGTTGGAGATTCTCCAGTGGTTGCTCATAATGCAAAATTTGATGTTTCTTTTATTAAAGAAAATGCTAGAAAAATTAACGCTGAATTTAATCCTAGGGTACTTGATACTTTGTCTTTAAGTAGATTACTATTAAAAAGTATAAAAAGACATAAACTAAGTACAGTTGCAAAACATCTTAAAATTAAGTTAGAAAACCATCATAGAGCAATAGATGATGCACTTGCTACAGCAAAAATATTTATTGAATTTATTAGTAGACTTAAAGAGAAAGAAATTAATACACTAAATGAAATTAATGAGTATGCTTTAAAAGAAATGGACTATAAAATGCAAGACACATATCATGTAATTATATTGGTTAAAAATTATGTTGGACTAAAAAATCTATATAAAATTGTAAGTGAATCTAATCTTGAAACCTTTTATAAAAAACCGCGAATTCCTAAAAGTAGACTTTCTGCTATGAGAGAAGGCTTGATAATCGGAACTGCATGTGAAGCTGGAGAACTTTTTAGAGCAATACTCGAAAATAAAACTGAAAATGACATTAAAAATATTATTGATTTTTATGATTATTTGGAAATTCAACCCATTGGTAATAATCAATTTCTAGTGGAAAAAGGTATTGCAAAAGACAAAGAAGAGCTTAAAGAATTTAATAGAAGAATAGTTAATTATGGAGAAAAATATTCTAAAACAGTTGTTGCAACTGGTGATGTACATTTTATTGACCCTGATGATGAAGTTTATAGAAGAATTCTTATGGCAGGAAAGGGATTTAGTGATGCAGATAATCAACCTCCCCTGTATTATAGAACAACTGATGAGATGATTGATGAATTTGAATATTTAGGACAGGAAAAAGCTTATGAAGTAGTTGTCAAAAATACAAACGATATTTCTAATATGATTGATGATATTTTACCAGTACCATCAGAAACATCACCTCCGAGAATAGAGGGGTCAGATGATGAATTAAGAGATATGTGCTATAAAAAAGCAAGAAGGATATATGGGGATGAACTTCCAGAAATTGTTGAAGCAAGACTTGAAAGAGAACTTAACTCAATAATTAGCAATGGTTACGCGGTAATGTATATAATTGCACAAAAATTAGTATGTAAATCACTCGATGACGGATATTTAGTAGGTTCAAGAGGGTCTGTTGGCTCGTCTTTTGCTGCAACGATGAGTGATATTACAGAAGTAAACCCGCTTGCTCCTCATTATGTTTGCCCAAATTCGGATTGTAAAAATTCAGAATTTATTTTAGATGGATCAATAGGAAGTGGTGCTGATCTACCAGATAAAATTTGTCCGAAGTGTGGAGCAACTTATATAAAAGATGGACATGATATACCTTTTGAAGTATTCCTAGGTTTTGAAGGCGATAAAGAACCAGATATTGACCTTAACTTTGCTGGAGTCTATCAAGCTAACGCACATAAATATACAGAAGTATTATTTGGAACAGGCTACGTATTTAAAGCAGGTACAATTGGAACTATAGCAGATAAAACAGCATATGGTTATGTTAAAAAGTACTTTGAAGAAAGAGGACTAACTGCAAATTCGAAGGAAATAGTTAGACTAGCAAAAGGATGCACTGGTGTAAAAAGAACAAGTGGACAACATCCAGGTGGAATTATGGTAGTACCTGATTATAAAGAAATATATGATTTTTGCCCAATACAGTATCCAGCAAATGATACAGAGTGCGGAGTTATAACTACTCATTTTGACTATCATTCGATTAGTGGTAGGTTATTAAAATTAGATATATTAGGACATGATGTTCCAACAATTATAAAAGAACTAGAAGAGTTAACAGGAGTAAATGTACAAGACATCGCACTTGATAATAAAGAAACTGTTTCGATATTTACTTCAACGGATACACTTAATATTATTGATAAAGATTATTCGTGTGAAACCGGAAGTCTTGGAATTCCGGAATTCGGAACAAAGTTTGTTAGGCAAATGCTAGTAGATACCAAACCTTCCACGTTTGCAGAACTAGTTAGAATTTCTGGTTTATCACATGGTACAGATGTTTGGATAAACAATGCACAAGATCTAGTTAAACAGGGAAAAGCAATGTTAAAAGATGTAATATCAACAAGAGACGATATTATGAACTATTTAATATACAAGAATTTACCACCAAAAGCATCATTTACAATAATGGAGCGAGTTAGAAAAGGAAAAGGCCTAACGGACGAAAATATCGCAATGATGAAAGAATTTAATGTTCCAGAATGGTATATATGGTCGTGTAATCAAATAAAATATATGTTTCCAAAAGCACATGCAGTTGCATATGTTATGATGTCATTTAGAATTGCTTATTTTAAAGTACATCATCCATTAGCATTCTATTCAACTTATTTTGGAATTAAGGTAGATGATTTTGATGCAGATTTAGCTAATAAAGGAAAAGAAGCTGTAAGAAACAGAATGAAAGAGTTATCAAATTCACTTGTTAAATTAACAAAAAAAGAGCAAGACTTATTTTCAATGCTAGAAGTAATAGACGAAATGTATTCAAGAGGATATGAATTCTTAAAAGTTGACCTATATAAATCAGACGCAGAAAAGTTTAAAATAGTTGATGGTAAAATACTACCTCCACTAAGAGGACTACAAGGACTTGGTGAAAACGCCGCAAAAGCAATAGCCCTAGTTAGGGATGATAGTGAATTCCTGTCAATAGAAGACATAAAAAAACGAACAAAATCAACCAAAACAGTAATAGAAGCCCTAAGAGAACACGGCTGCATAACAGGCCTACCAGAAAGTAATCAACTTTCATTTTTCTAA
- a CDS encoding ABC transporter permease, translating to MGTANISYLSIFSLIVFIAVIFIVNNKLRLSLNKEISIAIIRMVIQLSLVGLFLQYLFKLNMPIINMLYLFFMMIIASFSAIKSNKNIVKNYWMQIFLSILIPNLVILLYFNTFVIRLDNILDAWYVIPIGGMLLGNALTGIIITMNSYIKSLEEKHLKYYYLLSLSANHKEAIKPYIKEALLTSIKPSIASIETIGLVALPGMMTGQILGGSVPLTAIKYQIAIMLAIFSVRYFCSLLIIVFISGKLFDDYGIIKI from the coding sequence ATGGGAACAGCTAATATTAGTTATTTGTCTATTTTCAGTTTAATAGTATTTATAGCAGTAATATTTATTGTTAATAACAAACTTAGACTTAGTTTAAATAAAGAAATTTCTATAGCTATAATCAGAATGGTAATACAACTTTCGCTCGTTGGTTTGTTTCTTCAGTATTTATTTAAATTAAATATGCCAATTATTAATATGCTTTATTTATTTTTTATGATGATTATTGCAAGCTTTTCTGCAATAAAAAGTAATAAGAATATAGTTAAAAATTATTGGATGCAAATTTTTTTATCGATACTTATTCCTAACCTAGTAATACTACTATATTTTAATACTTTTGTTATTAGATTAGATAATATATTAGATGCTTGGTATGTCATTCCGATTGGTGGAATGCTTTTAGGAAATGCATTAACTGGTATAATTATTACCATGAATTCGTATATTAAATCTCTAGAAGAGAAACATTTAAAGTATTATTATTTACTTAGTTTATCTGCCAATCATAAAGAAGCGATAAAGCCCTATATTAAAGAAGCACTTTTAACATCAATAAAGCCGAGTATTGCTTCTATTGAAACTATAGGATTAGTCGCACTTCCGGGTATGATGACAGGTCAAATATTAGGTGGAAGTGTTCCCTTAACTGCAATAAAATATCAAATTGCAATTATGTTAGCGATTTTTTCAGTAAGATATTTTTGCTCTTTGCTAATAATAGTATTTATATCAGGAAAACTTTTTGATGATTATGGAATAATAAAAATTTAA
- a CDS encoding ABC transporter ATP-binding protein: MIEFKDISLTFGNKIILDKFNYKVDYGEKIWLNGKSGSGKSSFAKLLLGFLKPDSGEILLEKTMLDSLSVSKFRNRISYVSQDVDLFEGLVKEVITTIFKYPINKNNLLSKEKLRELLSTFYLEENILNKKISELSGGERQKIGFIINVLLDRDIWILDEVTSGLDEISKKSIIDYFIKNNKTIFIISHDNIFYEYENLKVLRWNNGNS; encoded by the coding sequence ATGATTGAATTTAAAGATATTTCTTTAACGTTTGGCAACAAAATTATTTTAGACAAGTTTAATTACAAAGTAGATTATGGGGAAAAAATATGGCTAAATGGAAAAAGTGGAAGCGGAAAATCTAGCTTTGCAAAGCTTCTACTTGGTTTTTTAAAACCTGATAGTGGTGAAATACTCCTTGAAAAAACAATGCTAGATTCATTGTCAGTTTCTAAATTTAGAAATAGGATTTCTTATGTTAGCCAGGATGTAGATTTATTTGAGGGTCTTGTTAAAGAAGTAATTACAACAATATTTAAGTATCCAATAAATAAAAACAATCTATTAAGTAAAGAAAAATTAAGAGAGTTATTGTCAACGTTTTATTTAGAAGAAAATATTTTGAATAAGAAAATATCAGAACTTTCGGGCGGAGAAAGGCAAAAAATTGGTTTTATAATTAATGTTCTACTTGATCGAGATATTTGGATTCTTGATGAAGTTACGAGTGGATTAGATGAGATATCTAAAAAATCAATAATTGACTATTTTATAAAAAATAATAAAACTATTTTTATAATTAGTCACGATAACATTTTTTATGAATATGAAAATTTGAAAGTACTGAGGTGGAATAATGGGAACAGCTAA